In Erigeron canadensis isolate Cc75 chromosome 6, C_canadensis_v1, whole genome shotgun sequence, the following are encoded in one genomic region:
- the LOC122603610 gene encoding uridine nucleosidase 1, translating into MMNGNCGVSEKIIIDTDPGIDDSMAIMMAFQTPNLDIVGFTTIFGNVSTKDATRNALLLCEIAGCPDIPVAEGSPGPLKGGEPEISDFVHGSDGLGNLNLPEPNSKKVEMSASEFLVDKVSQYPGEISILALGPLTNLALAIKRDSSFVTKVKKIVILGGAFFSLGNINPAAEANIYGDPEAADVVFTSGANIVVVGINITTQVKLSDDDLHELRQSKGKYAQILCDMCKFYRDWHVKSDGVYGVFLHDPVSFLVLVRPDLFTYKKGVVRVETQGLCVGHTLMDQGLKIWNSENPWTGYSPVSVVWTVNVDEVLKYIKNLLMKP; encoded by the exons atgatgaaTGGAAATTGTGGGGTCTCCGAAAAGATCATCATCGATACTGATCCTGGCATTG ATGATAGCATGGCAATTATGATGGCTTTCCAAACACCAAATCTTGATATCGTCGGTTTTACCACCATTTTTGGTAATGTATCTACAAAAGATGCAACTCGCAACGCCTTACTTTTG TGTGAGATTGCAGGGTGTCCTGATATTCCTGTTGCCGAAGGTAGCCCTGGACCTCTGAAG GGTGGAGAGCCAGAGATTAGTGACTTTGTTCATGGATCAGATGGATTAGGTAACTTAAATTTACCTGAGCCCAATTCAAAGAAAGTAGAGATGTCAGCATCTGAGTTTTTAGTTGATAAAGTTTCTCAATATCCGGGTGAAATTTCTATACTTGCACTTGGTCCACTAACGAATTTAGCTCTG GCTATCAAGAGGGACTCGTCATTTGTTACCAAAGTGAAAAAGATAGTTATACTTGGTGGAGCTTTCTTTTCACTCGGGAACATTAATCCAGCCGCTGAAGCAAAC ATTTATGGGGACCCTGAAGCAGCGGATGTTGTGTTTACATCTGGGGCCAATATCGTCGTTGTTGGCATAAACATCACAACACAAGTCAAATTATCTG ATGATGACCTCCATGAACTGAGGCAGTCTAAAGGGAAATATGCTCAAATTTTGTGCGACATGTGTAAATTTTACCGCGATTGGCATGTGAAATCTGATGGTGTTTATG GTGTATTTCTTCATGATCCGGTCAGTTTCTTGGTTCTAGTTCGACCAGATCTTTTCACATACAAGAAAGGTGTTGTGCGGGTGGAGACACAGGGGCTTTGTGTTGGCCATACTCTTATGGACCAAGGACTGAAAAT ATGGAATTCGGAGAATCCATGGACAGGCTATTCCCCAGTTTCAGTTGTGTGGACGGTCAATGTGGACGAGGTTCTCAAgtacataaaaaatttgttaatGAAACCGTAA
- the LOC122605848 gene encoding ras-related protein RABC2a-like: MGSLSSAEYDLSFKILLIGDSGVGKSSLLLSFVSNSLEDMSPTIGVDFKIKQLTVGGKRLKLTIWDTAGQERFRTLTSSYYRGAQGIILAYDVTRRDTFTSLSDIWAKEVERYSTNQDCVKMLIGNKVDKDSERFVSKEEGTALAKELGCLFLECSARTLENVHQCFEELALKIMEVPSLVEEGSAILKKNILVPKPEDQPMPNDSCCS, from the exons ATGGGTTCATTGTCTTCAGCTGAATATGACTTGTCATTTAAGATATTGttgattggtgattctggtgtcGGTAAAAGTAGTCTTCTCCTAAGCTTTGTTTCAAATTCTCTCGAGGACATGTCTCCTACTATAG GAGTTGACTTCAAAATCAAGCAACTTACAGTTGGTGGAAAGAGATTAAAGCTTACAATTTGGGACACGG CGGGACAGGAGCGATTCAGGACACTGACAAGCTCTTATTACCGAGGAGCACAAGGCATTATACTTG CTTATGATGTTACAAGGAGAGATACATTCACAAGCTTGTCAGACATATGGGCTAAGGAAGTCGAGCGTTACTCCACTAATCAAGATTGTGTGAAGATGCTGATTGGAAATAAAGTTGACAAA GACTCTGAAAGATTTGTAAGCAAGGAAGAAGGCACTGCTCTAGCAAAAGAACTTGGATGTTTATTTCTTGAGTGCAGCGCTAGAACTCTAGAAAATGTACACCAATGTTTTGAAGAGCTTGCATTGAAG ATTATGGAGGTTCCTAGTCTTGTTGAAGAAGGGTCTGCAAtactaaagaaaaatatacttGTGCCAAAACCAGAAGACCAACCAATGCCAAACGACAGTTGTTGCTCATAG
- the LOC122605871 gene encoding uncharacterized protein LOC122605871 → MRPSKIGIKQEIHEGAQGAHNTPFRFNHKLTLSQHPREHRKGLFIQKYRNIVMAKALHPTDFQGYTIRERFVKMGWGQLLNLNCDKIYRRVVIQWMSTLSKDGDELTGKVDGKSYTITPVIIRNLLGVDTRTDLPYARFNKEEFQANTDENKRRWIDARKIVFGLNEDSNAGLGEFHKSKMTPLVKILWQIGVWTFYPRLGDIDCDFLRTHEIYLLHALFTGDYLYRFAHLMIDDIWDMYEHEYRKIIPHGYYISEILSHLGAVHENESVETVPLPYRSLSKKSFPDLEFSESPTTYLVADRVLGQRVVLQKEVIEGKSLLQPPHHQMPGPSPHPDMTNLLTNLENLTIKQFSQSQEKHNEMISIISNMVKQMEHQTLEGERREQERLKQTEERDQERERRAEEREQERERRAEGREKERERRAEEREQERERRAEERERNAEIRAHAIIWDIERQRYLYEQEQQQLRMTWNQVNAVNTADGFQFPQISDTSFHPPQAGSRYHDPTRSYEIPKAFQSLYYDIYGPRH, encoded by the coding sequence ATGAGGCCATCTAAGATTGGAATCAAGCAAGAAATACATGAGGGAGCCCAAGGAGCCCATAACACACCTTTCAGATTCAATCACAAGTTAACATTGTCCCAACACCCTCGTGAACACCGAAAAGGCTTGTTCATACAGAAATACAGAAATATCGTCATGGCAAAGGCATTGCACCCGACAGATTTCCAAGGTTATACTATCAGAGAACGTTTTGTGAAGATGGGCTGGGGACAATTGCTTAATTTAAATTGTGACAAGATTTATAGACGTGTTGTCATTCAATGGATGTCGACACTATCAAAAGATGGGGATGAATTGACCGGTAAAGTTGACGGGAAGTCCTATACCATCACACCCGTCATCATCCGAAACCTTCTTGGAGTTGACACACGCACTGATCTGCCATATGCCCGGTTTAACAAAGAAGAATTTCAAGCCAACACTGATGAAAACAAAAGAAGATGGATTGATGCTCGCAAGATAGTTTTTGGACTGAATGAAGATTCGAATGCCGGACTTGGTGAGTTTCACAAATCAAAAATGACCCCATTAGTGAAAATTTTGTGGCAAATAGGGGTTTGGACATTTTACCCTCGTCTTGGTGACATAGATTGTGACTTCCTTCGTACCCATGAGATCTATCTCCTCCATGCGTTATTCACAGGAGATTATTTGTATAGGtttgcacatttgatgattgATGACATATGGGATATGTATGAGCACGAATATCGAAAAATCATTCCCCATGGATACTATATTTCCGAGATACTCAGTCATTTGGGCGCTGTTCACGAAAATGAATCAGTTGAGACGGTCCCACTACCGTACCGCTCATTATCAAAGAAATCTTTTCCTGATCTTGAATTTTCAGAATCACCAACAACATACTTAGTTGCTGACAGGGTATTGGGGCAACGAGTTGTTCTTCAGAAAGAAGTCATAGAAGGAAAATCTCTACTTCAGCCACCACATCACCAGATGCCCGGACCAAGTCCACACCCTGACATGACAAATCTGTTGACTAACCTTGAAAATCTAACTATTAAGCAATTCTCTCAGTCTCAAGAAAAACACAACGAAATGATATCAATTATTAGCAACATGGTAAAGCAGATGGAGCATCAGACATTAGAGGGAGAACGCCGAGAGCAAGAAAGATTAAAACAGACAGAAGAAAGAGATCAGGAAAGGGAACGACGAGCAGAGGAAAGAGAACAGGAAAGGGAACGACGGGCAGAGggaagagaaaaagaaagggAACGACGGGCAGAGGAAAGAGAACAGGAAAGGGAACGGCGGGCAGAGGAAAGAGAAAGGAATGCTGAGATCCGGGCCCATGCCATAATCTGGGATATTGAGAGGCAGCGTTACCTTTATGAACAGGAACAGCAGCAGTTACGGATGACTTGGAACCAAGTTAATGCAGTCAACACGGCTGATGGTTTTCAGTTTCCCCAAATATCTGATACTTCTTTCCATCCACCACAGGCTGGTTCCAGGTATCATGACCCAACCCGAAGTTATGAGATCCCCAAGGCATTTCAGTCACTCTACTATGACATCTATGGCCCGAGACACTAG